GGATCGGCACCATGTGGAAGGGGACGCTGTCGTTCGAATCGCCGATGCTGTGGTCGGTCGGATTCCTCGTCACGTTCCTGCTCGGCGGCCTGACCGGCGTGCTGCTGGCCGCGCCCGCGCTGGACTTCCACATCACCGACACCTATTTCGTCGTCGCGCACTTCCACTACGTGCTGTTCGGCACGATCGTGTTCGCCACGTTCGCCGGCATCTACTTCTGGTTCCCGAAGATGACCGGCCGGATGCTCGACGAATCGCTCGCGAAATGGCATTTCTGGACGACGTTCATCGGCTTCCACACGACGTTCCTCGTCCAGCACTGGCTCGGCGCGGAAGGCATGCCGCGGCGGTACGCGGACTACCTCCGCAGCGACGGGTTCACCTTGCTGAACACGATTTCCACCATCGGTGCCTTCATTCTCGGCGCCTCGGTGCTGCCGTTCATCTGGAACGTGGTCAAGAGCTACCGCTACGGCGAAAAGGTCGAAGTGGACGACCCGTGGGGCTTCGGCGGCTCCCTGGAATGGGCGACGTCGAGCCCGCCGCCGCGGCACAATTTCACCGAACTGCCGCGGATCCGTTCCGAACGGCCCGCGTTCGAGCTGCACTATCCGGAAGTGGCGAAGCGGGCGCGGGAGGAGCAGTACGTCCATCGGCGGCGGGGCAAGGTGAAATCGGACGCCTGAGCAGGGCTGGAAGCCCTTGCCCAGCGCCCGCGGCCCGGCGGCGATCCGACCTGGGCGAGCGCGTGGCCGAGGAGCAGACGCCGACGGACCGCCCCGCGATCAGCCCTGCTGACGGCGGAATTCGTCCAGCACCCGGCGCTCCCGCTTCGTCGGACGGCCCGCGCCCCGCTCGCGGCGGGCCACCGGGATGGCCGCTTCCGGCGGCGGCTTCGGGGTCCGGTCGATGAGGCACGTGGCCGCGACGGCCGCGCCGACCCGTTTCTGGATCACCTGCACGACCTCGACCACGCGGGTCGTCGTCCCGATCCGGGCCCGGACCTCGTCGCCGGGCACCACCGAGGTGGCGGGTTTCGCCGGGCGGTCGTTCACGCGCACGTGCCCGCCGCGGCAGGCGGCCGCGGCGTCGGCGCGCGTCTTGGTCAGCCGGACCGCCCAGAGCCAGCGGTCGATCCGCGTCGATTCCATGGGTCCATCATGGCGGGTCCCACTGCCAGCGCAGACCGAGGATTCCCGGAGTGACCGCCGCCGACACGACGTGCGCGGGAAGGCCCTCGGTGATCGGCAGCTCGGCAGCTGTCGTCTCCGGCCCGGCCGGGGAGTCGAGGCGGTAGGCGTGGCAGGACCGCGGTGCGAAGCCGGGGGCGAAGTGTAGCTCCAGCACGTGTTCGTGCACGGCGTTGCGGAAGCGGCGCTCGTAGGACCAGTCCGGGCGGTCGTCGGTGAACTCGAACTCGTACTCGGCGATCGCGGTTTCGCCCCGGTCCAGACCGCGGCCGAGGACGAGTTCGGCCACCGTGAACCCCTCCTCGGCGAGGGTTTCCGTGCGCCCGGGCGAGCAGTAGCGGGTGCGCACCAGCCGCGGCGGGCAGCCGGGGCCGACGCCGTGCGCGGTGACGAGCCGGATGTGCGTGTCGTCCTCGGTCGCGCGCAGGACCTCGCGCACTTCCAGCCGGTGCAGCCGCCGGTCCGGGCCGACGTGGACGGCTTCGTGCAGGCTCACGACCACCAGCGACGTCCGGTACGCCGTCTCGAACGAGTTCAGCACCCGCAGCACGGCGTTGCGGCGCCCCCACAGCCGTTCCCAGCGCACCACCGGAACCGGCGGCGGTTCCGGATCGCGCTCGATCAGCCCGGTGAGCGAACCCGGCGGCAGCTCGAGCACGTCCTCGAGAATGCGCACCGCGACCCGCGAGCGGGCGCGGGCGGGCACGGTGCGGCCGGTCCGCCAGTAGCTGAGCGTCGTGGTGCTGACCGCCGCGCCCGCCGCGGCGAGCCGGTCCCGGAGCCGGTCGAGGCCGAGCCCGCTGCGGTCGATGGCCAGGGTCAGGGCACGGCTGAACGGCCCGTCCGCGAGCGCGTCGGCGAGCCGGTCCGGCTGGGTGCCGGGACCTGTCGAGAACACCTGCGTCCTCCTCGGGTCGTCCCCACCCCATTCGCCCTCGCGACCGGGCGGCGGCGCAACCGTCGAAGGTCGGGTCTTGGCCGGTCAGCTCGGCTGCTCGACGAAGGGTTCGCGCAGTTCGACGACCCATTCGCGCTCGTCGTCGGAAGTGTGCAGATAGACCTCGCAGGGGAAGCCGTCCGCGCGGAAGCCGTGCTCGTCGGTCCACCGGGCGAGTTCCTGGTATCCGGCGAGGAAACCGCTCGGCGGGCCGTGGTGGACCAGCGTCGCGGCGCGCGCGGCGGGCAGTTCGGCCGGCTCGAGGCCGTTCGGCTCGGCGACGGCGCCGGACACCGGCAGCGCGGCGTGCACGACGACGGGATCGTCTTCGCCGGCGGGCTTTTCGTAGTAGCAGACGAGAGGCCCCGCCGGGGTGGCGTCGGATCCTTCGAGCCGCTGGCCGAGTTCCGCGCACAGCGGGCGCAGGACCGGGCTGATCGCGTCGGGGGAGAAGCTTTCGACGGTCGCGGTGAGCCGCACGACGGGGGTCGCGGGGAGGTCCTTGACGACGATTTCGGTGTCCGGCATGGCGTGCTCGCTTTCCAGGGTGCGGAGTCTCGCCTCGACCTCGGCCAGCCGGAGCCGGTCGGCGGCGACCCGTTCGGCCAGCTCCGCCCGGCGCAGCGTCAGCATGCCGCGGACCTGCTCGGGCGTGATCTGCTCGTCCAGCAGCGCGGCGACCTCGCCGAGCCCGAAGCCGAGCTCCTTCAGCGCGACGATCCGGTTCAGCGCGGCCAGCTGTTCGGCGGTGTAGCGCCGGTAGCCGGTGTACGGGTCGACCTCGGCGGGCCGGAGCAGGCCGAGCGCGTCGTAATGCCTCAGCATGCGAACCGACACCCGGCCGTGGCGGGCGAATTCTCCGATGGTGAACATGACCTCCCCAGCACACGCTCTGACACGGTGTGAGAGTCAAGTGTCCCCGCCGGACCGGGAACGGGCCGGCCCCCTGCGCCGACCCGCCCCGGCGGCCCCCTCGTCCCCCGACGAACGAGGGGACCCCGCCGGTCCGCCGCCCTCCACAAGGACGGACCGGCGCCGTTCGCGGCTCCCGCGAACGGAACAGCGCGGGTCCGCCCTCGTGACGGCGGTCGTCCGCAAAGCCACCCGATCGGGTGAGGATCGGGGAGTCCGTAGGCTGGCCGGGTGAATCGCACGGACCGGCTGTACGCACTGGTCGAGGAGCTCCGGGCGGTCGCGCCGCGCACCCGGACGGCGGCGTGGCTCGCGTCCCGGTTCGAGGTCAGCGTGCGCACGGTCGAACGGGACCTCGGCGCGTTGCGCGAGGCAGGCGTCCCGATCTGGACCGAAACCGGCCGGACCGGCGGCTACGGGCTCGACCGCGAACGGACCCTGCCGCCGCTCGCGCTCACGCCGGAAGAGGCCATCGCGATCACCGTCGCGCTGCGTTCGGCCGCGGGTTCGCCGTTCGCGGGCGCGGCGGAGTCGGCGGCGCGCAAGGTGCTCGCGCGGCTCCCGGCCGACGTCCGCGACGCCGAACAGCACCTCGCCGCGCGGCTCCACCGGGTTGGCGAGGCCGAACCGCCGGCTGTCCACAGCGGACTGATCCTCACCGCCCTCGCCGCGCGGCGCGTCCTGCGGCTGTCGTATGTGGACGCCAAGGGGCAGGAGACGGAACGCGACGTCGAGCCGCTGGGCCTGCTGTGGGGTCCGGCGGGCTGGTACGTGCTCGGCTGGTGCCGCCTGCGCGACGCCGTCCGCGGGTTCCTGCTGGACCGGATCCGCGCCCTCGCGCTCACCGGCGACCGCGTCGAACGCCGCGAGGTCGACCTCGACGCCGAGCTTGCGCGGATCTCCGCCCGCCCGCTCGGCGAGTGACCTGCGCCACGCGGCTCGGAAACACCGACAGGACGGTGTCGCCGGCGGCCGCGATCGTTTCTCGCATGGCAACCGACCTGAACCCCGAAGAAATCCCTGCCCTCTGGTGTCGCATGTGGAATGAGGACGCCTCGCTCGCGCACCGGCTGCTGACCGCCGACGGCCGCCAGTGGTCCGGCACCAAACCCGGCCTCGACCCGCTGATCGGCCCGGCGGACGCCGAGGCGTTCATCGCGAAGTACCAGCGCGAGGTCGGCAACAAGTTCGTCCCGCGCACCTTCGTCATAGACGGGACTGACCGGCTCGCCTTCACCTGGGACGTCACCCGGCGCGACGGCGTGGTCATCACCGGAGCCGACCTGTTCGTGCTCACCGGCGGAAAGGTCTCGCGGAACTGGACGATTCCCTCGCCGGACGGCCGTTCGGAGCTGGCGGACGGACCGGGCGCCGGCGATTTGGACCGCGAGGAACTGCGGGTGCTGGCCAAGGACGCGCATCCGTGGCACGGCGAACTGGTGCTCGACCCGGTGCGCCAGACCATCGCCGGGACCTGGTCGGACGGCGAGCGCGGCGGGATCGCGGTCCTGGTCGCGGTCGACGGCCGGGTGGACCGGGAATGGGTGGTGCCGGGGACGCGTCCGCTCCCGTGATCCCGGGGCCGGCGCGTGCGATCATGGGGTCCGGCCGGCAGGAAGGACCCCATGAGCGCACCGCCCGTCCACCGGTTCCGCGCCCGCGACGGGCTCGAACTGGCCTACCGCGAACTGGGCCAGGGCACGCCGGTCGTGCTGCTGCACGGGTTCACCTCGTCCGGCGAGGCGTGGCTGCGCGGCGGGCTGGCCGCGCAGCTCGCCGAACGGGGGTTCCGCGTCCTGCTCCCGGATTTCCGCGGGCACGGCGCGAGCCCACAGCCGGACGATCCGGGCCGCTACCCGCCGGATGTGCTCGTGGACGACGGGCTCGCGTTCGTCGAGCAACTCGGCCTGACCGGCTACGCCCTGGGCGGGTACTCGCTAGGCGCGCGAGTGGCGCTCCGCATGGTCGTGCGGGGCGCGCGGCCGTCCCGGATGCTCCTTGGCGGGCAAGGACTCGCCGCGATGCAGCGGGGCGGCGAGGGAGGTCCGCTGCACCGGGTGCTCTCGGCGTTGACCGAAGGCCGGACGGTGGAACCGGCCGACGCCCAGACCGCGTACTGGATCGGCCGTCTCGGCGCCGACCCACACGCGTTGATGCACGTCCTCCGCTCAGTCGTACCGACGGACAACCTCGCCGCGCTGGGGATTCCGGCGCTTGTCGCGGTCGGCAGCGAGGACGCGGGGCATGCCGACGCCGAGCCGCTCGCCCGGCTCCTGGACGCGGAGTTCACCTGGGTGCCCGGTGACCATTACAGTGCGTCGGCCGCACCGGAGTTCGCCGCCGCGGCGGTGCGGTTTTTCGCCGGCGGACAGCGAAACTGACCGGACTCAAGCCCCGATCCGGCGCTCGAACCCCTCCGGGATGATCAGGTCGTCGCGGCTCAGGTCGTGCACGCTGCGGTGGCCCAGCGCGAGCAGCGTCGAATCGATGCCGTTGCGCAGCACGTCTAGCACGTTCTCCACCCCGGCCTGCCCGCCCGCGGCGAGGCCCCACAGGTACGCGCGCCCGATCAGGACCGCGCGCGCCCCGAGCGCGAGCGCCTTCACGACGTCGCTGCCGCGCCGGATTCCGCCGTCCAGCAACACTTCCACGTCGTTCCCGACTGCCTCGGCGACCGCGGGCAGGGCGCGGATCGTGGCGGGAGTCCCGTCGAGGTTGTTGCCGCCGTGGTTGGACACCGAGATCGCGCTGACCCCGGCGTCGACCGCGCGGCGTGCCTCGTCGACTCGGTACACGCCCTTCAGCAGGAACGGCCCGTCCCACTGTTTCCGCAGCCAGCTCACGTCTTCCCAGCTCGGCGGGGCGGTCTGCATCCACTGGCCGTACGCGCCGAAGAACGACGGCACCGGCGTGCCGGGTTCGGCCATGTTCGGGACGCTGAGGTCGGGCAGTTTCTTGGTGCGGGCGTAAGCGAGCAGCCAGCGCGGATGCATCATGCCCTCGGGCGCGAACCGGATCAGCTCGCGCAGCGTCAGCTTGTCCGGGATGTGCGGGCTGCCCCAGTCGCGGCTGTGCGAGAACGACCAGTCGAGGGTGAGGACGATCCCGACCGCGCCCGCGGACCTGGCCCGCTCGAGCCGGCCGAGGATGTCGTCGCGGCTGCCGGTCCAGTACACCTGGAAGTACGTGTTCGGGTTGGCCGCCACCACTTCCTCGATCGGCTTGCTGGCGAACGACGACAGCCCGATCGACGTCCCGCGCGCCGCGGCCGCGCGGGCGACCGCCACCTCGCCGTCGGGGTGCACGGCCTGCACGCCGGTCGGCGAGATCAGCACCGGCAGCGCGACGTCGCGGCCGAGGACGTTCGTGCTCAGATCTCGTTCGCCGGGCAGCCCGGCGGTGCGCGGGGCGAAGCGCAGCTCGTCGTACGCGGCGAGATTGTCCTGCAGCGTCAGCCCTTTTTCCGAACCGGCGATCAGTGCCGAGTAGACGGACGCGGGCAGGCGTTTCTTCGCCCGCCGCTGTGCTTCGGCGACGGATTCGAACCAGGTGGTGCTCATCGTTTTCCCTTCGGGTCGACGCGCAGAGGGCGCCAGGTGACGCGCGGCCGCAGCGGGACCGCGGTGCGATGGGTGAAGCAGCCCGCCCACACCCCGGCGCCGTACGCGAGGTCGTCGGCGATCGCGCCGGTGGTGTAGCGGAACGGGTCGAGATCGGGGCGTTGCCGCAGCCAGGCGGTCAGCGGCGGTCCGGCGAGCAGCGACGCGACCGCGGCCCGTCGTCCCCAGCGTTTTCGGCCGCCGGGCAGCAAGAGCGCCGCGAGCAGGGGAGCGGCGAATTGGGTGCTGTAGCGGCCGGATCCGAGCCAGGTTTGGCCGACGGCGGTGGCCATCGCTGGGGGGACGCCGTGGGCGGGCACGTCGCTTCGGCGCAGTACCCGGGTCATGCTCAGCACCGCGCCCGCGAACGCGAGTGCGGCCGGGAGCGGACGGCGGGCCAGGAGCGCGGCGACGGTCAGCGTCGGCCATGGGTGCAGGACGAGCGGGGCCATCGCGGCCGGGCGGCGGAGGGCCAGCGGTGCGGCGGAAGTGCCGTAGCTGGCCCGGCGACGGAGCAACGCGCGCCAGGTCTCCGGTTCGTGGTGATCGACGTGCGCGGACGGGTCGTAGCGGATCCGGAAGCCGGCGTCGTGGAGTCGCCAGCCGAGGTCAACGTCCTCGCCGACGCGCATGGCCGGGTCGAAAACCGCGCCGTCGCGGGCGATGGATTCCAACGCGGTCCGGCGAACCAGCAGTGCGGCAGTGGGCACATAGGACAGTCGGGTGCCGGGCGCGACGCGAGCCGCGGCGGTGCCCAAGTCGAGGCTGCTCGCGGCACGGGTATAGCGGCCGGCCCAGGTGTCCGGGGCGAGGGGACGCACGCGCGGAGCGACGGCGGCGACGAGCGGATCGGCGAAATGCCCGGCCAGCCGGTCGATCCAGTCCGGGGACGGGAGGCAATCGCTGTCCAGGAAGGCGATCAGGTCGGTGGAAACGTGCTCCAGCGCGGTGTTCCGGGCCGCGCCCGGGCCGCCGTTGACGTCGCGGCGGACCAGTTTCGCGCCGTGTGCGGAGGCTGCCGCGGCGATGGCGGCGGGGTCGGCGGATCCGTCGTCGACGACCAGTGCGGGATATCGGCCGTCGAGTGCGGCGAGGCAGCGGCCGAGCAGTTCGGCCCGGTCGCGGACCGGGATGACGACGGTCGCGTCGGCGGTTTCGGAGGCGGTTGTGGCTGGGGGCGACGGGTGTGCGAACCCGGCGTCGGTGAGCAGCCGGGCGAGGACGCCTTCCGCGGAAGTCTCGACCGGGTGGTCCGCCAAGCGTGCCCACGCGGTTCGACCAGCCTTCGTGAGACGCAGGACGCGGGCGGGCGAGCCGCCGAAGAGGAGGCCGTCGGAGAGTTGTTTGACGCTCGGGTCCAGGGCGAGGCGGAATCCGGCGGGGAGCGGGGTGGTCACAGCGCCAGCCCTCCGTCCACCGGGAGCACGGCACCGGTGGTTGCGCTGCTTTCCGGCCCGGCGAGGAATGCCAGGACCGCGGCGACCTCAGCGGGATCGAGCAACCGCTGCATAGGTTGTTGCGCGGCAAAGCTTTGTGCCGAAGGCAGGCTGTACAGTCTGGCGCTCTCGGCGAGAATCGGAGTGTCGGTCGAACCCGGGCTGACTGCGTTCGCGGTGACGCCGGAGTCGCCCAATTCCGTGCCCAGTGCGCGAATCAGCCCGGCGACGCCCGCTTTCGCCGCGCAGTACGCCGCGAGCATCGGCAACCCGCGCGTGGCGGCAGCGGACGCGACGGCGAGAAATCGTCCGGAGCGGGGTTTCGGACGGCGCAGCAACGCGGGAATCGCGACGCGGGCGAGGTTGAGAACGCCGCGCAGGTTGACGTCGAGGACTGCTTCTTCCTGTTCCGGCGGCATTTCCCACAGCGGTACGCCGCCCGCGATCACTCCGGCTGCCGCGATGGCCGCGTCGAGGCCGCCCCAGTGTTGTTCCGCCGCTGTTACCGCCGCGTCCAGGTGACCGCGATCGCGGACATCTGCGCGGAATTCCTCGGCGGTGCCGCCGTTCTCGCGGATCTTGGCGACCACTGTGGACAGTTCTTCCGCCGTGCCCATCGGGTAGGGGAGGGCCGGGTCGTTTTCGGCGAGGTCGACGGCGAGCACGGCCCAGCCTTGCTCCGCCAGCTTGATCGCAGTGGCTGCGCCGACGCCGCGCGCCGCGCCGGTGACGAGGGCGGCTTTCATGGCGCGCCTACGGCGGTCCAGTCGCGCACGTGCGCGCGCAACTGGGCCGTGAGGTCGTCGAGGAGATCCTGGCCCTCGTCGGCGGTCGCGCCGGTGGGGTCGCCGAGGATTCCAGTGTCGGTCACCGCGCGCACGCCGCCTTTGCGCAGAATCGGAAGCAACTCGCTCAGCGGACGAGTGTCGCCCGGAACTGCTTTGTCCAGCCGCACTTTCTCCGGGCGAAGAGCCAGCTGCAGAGCGGTTTCCGGCCGTCCGGCGTGCGGATCTCCTTGCCAGCGCGGCTCGAACACCGAGACGTCCCGCGATTCGGCCCGCAGGGTCGCGGCCGCGCGGGTCACCGAAGCCGCGTTCCCGCCGTGCGCGGACACGAAAAGCAGCCGCCGGAACGTTTCGCCGGCCGACCGGCCCAGTTCCACGAGCAGGAGTTCCGTGGCGGCCTGGCCGATCGACAGCGTCCCGGCGAAGCCCGCGTGTTCGCCGCTCGACCCGTACGGCACCGCGGGCGCGACCAGCACGTCCGAGCGCTCCGCGGCGAGCCTTTCGCACAACGCCGTCGCGATGTCGGTGTCCGTGCTCAACGGCAGGTGCGGGCCGTGCTGCTCGGTGGCGCCGAGCGGCACGGCGAGGATCGCGCCGGACGCCGCGTATTCGGCGACGTCCGGCGACGACAGATCGGCCAGGCGCATTTCAACGGCCCGGAGCGAAGCCGGCGAGCGGGTTCTCGTCGCAGGCGCGTTCCGGCGGACGGCGCATGCCGATGGTCACCGGCACCTTGCGGTGCGAGTGGTCCAGCGACGGCTTCGGGACGCTGCCCGCGGCGACCCCGGCCAGCGCGCGTTCGCCGTGGCCGCGCACGCATTCGGGGTCCGGGCCGTCGAGCGGCAGCCCGGTGAAGAACTTCGCCGCCATGCATCCGCCGCGGCAGGCGTCGAAGGCCGAACACGACGTGCAGGCCCCGCCGCTCTGCGGGCTGCGCAGTTCGGCGAACAGCTCGGATTCCCGCCACACGCGGGCGAATCCGCCCTCGCCGCGCGTGTTCCCGGCGAGGAAGGTGTCGTGGATGGCGAACGGGCACGCGTAGACATCGCCGACCGGGTCGATCAGGCACACCACCCGGCCCGCCCCGCACAGGTTGAGCCCGGGCAGGCCGCCGTCGCCGTAGCCCGCGAGGTGGAAGAACGAATCGCCGGTGAGCACGTTTTCGCCGTGCTTCACCAGCCAGTCGTACAGCTCCCGCTGCTGGGCGGCGGTCGGGTGCAACTCGTCCCAGACGTCCGCGCCGCGGCCGGACGGGCGGAGCCGGGTGAGCCGCAGCTGGGCGCCGTAGCGGTCGGCGATGGCTTTGAAGTCGTCGAGCTGCCCCGCATTCTGCCGGGTCACCACGACAGAAATCTTGAAGTTCCCGAACCCGGCGGCGGCGAGATTCTCCATCGCCCGGATGGCGGTGCGGTAGGAACCGGGCCCCCGGACGTGGTCGTTGACCTCCTCGGTGGCGCCGTCGAGGGAGATCTGGACGTCGACGTAGTCGCTGCCGGCGAGCCGTTTCGCGACGTCCTCGGTGATCTTGATGCCGTTGGTGGAGAACTTGACGCCGACGTGGTGCTCGGTCGCGTAGTCGACCAGTTCCCAGAAATCGGACCGGACGGTCGGCTCGCCGCCGCCGATGTTCACGTAGAACACCTGCATGCGCTCGAACTCGTCGATCAGCGCCTTGCACTCGGCGGTGCTCAGCTCGCGCGGATCGCGGCGGCCGGACGAGGAAAGGCAGTGCACGCAGGAAAGATTGCAGGCGTAGGTGAGTTCCCAGGTGAGGCAGATCGGCGCGTCGAGCCCGAACTGGAATTCGTCGACAAGCGACATCACACGCTCCTCGGATGGATCATGTCCGACGCCGCGAGGGCGGCGAGGGCGGCGCGGTAGCGGGGCAGTTCGGCCTGCGAGACCCCGGCCTTCGCGCACGCGGCGCGGGCGGAGGGGTGGTCGGTCAGCGCCTGCACCGCGGCGAGCATGGTGCGGCTCTTGAGAAAGGACAGCCGGCGGGTGCCGAAGTGGTACAGCAGCGCGCCGAACCGCTCCGGCCGGATGGAGACCCGGCTGTCCAGTTCCCAAGCACCGTCCAGATCGAACGCCGCGGCGCTGCGATCAGTAGACACCGCACATTCCGTCGATCGAGACCTCTTCGACGAGCAGTTCGTCGGCTACGACTTCTTCGGCCTTCGTCTCGGTGGCTGTCGTCTCGCTCATCGTGACTCCCTTGTCTCGCTCGGCGATATTTGACACTTGGTGTCGAATGTGACGGCGACAATACTGTCACCCCGTGCCAGAAGCAATGCTTCGCTCGCACACGGCACCCGAATGGGCGGTGTCCGCGTCCGGGAACCGACTGCCCCGCCGGTCCGACTCCTCAGGAGGCGGACCACGCGAAGGGAGCAGGATGGCCATCGGCATCGACGAGGAGTCACGCACCGGGCGAGCCCCGGCGACCGGATGGGCGGCGATTCGCCCCTTGGTGCTGCGGCTGCACTTCTACGCCGGGGTCTTCGTCGGCCCGTTCCTCCTGGTCGCCGCGCTGACCGGGATCGCGTACGTGTGGACGCCGCAGCTGGAGCAGGCCGTCTACGCGCACGAGCTGCACGTCCCCGCGGCCGCTGGCGCGATCCCGCTCGATCAGCAGGTCCTCGTCGCGCGCGGTCGGGTGCCGGACGGAAAGGTCATCGGCGTCCGCCCGGCGCCGTCCGCGACCGACACCACCCAAGTGATCTTCGACCGTCCGGGCCTGGCGCCGAGTTACCGGTACACAGTGTTCGTCAACCCGCACGACGGCGAGGTCCGCGGCGCACTCGAGACCTACGGTTCCGGGCAAGCGCTGCCGGTACGGGGCTGGATCGACACCCTGCACCGCAACCTCCATCTCGGCGATTTCGGACGGCTTTACAGCGAGCTGGCGGCTAGCTGGCTGTGGGTGATCACCCTTCTGGGACTGGCTTTGTGGCTCGGCCGCCGTCGGCGTCTGCGTGCGGTGCTCCTGCCGTCCGGCGGAAAACCCGGACGCCGCCGACTGCGGTCCTGGCACGGCTCGACCGGCCTGTGGATCGCCGCGGGCCTGTTGTTCCTTTCCGCGACCGGACTGACGTGGTCGTTGCACGCGGGCGCGAACATCACCTCGCTTCGGTCCTCTTTGGACTGGACGACGCCGTCGCTCTCTCCCGGCAAGGCGTCTCCCGGCGACGTCGGCTGGCAAGCCGTCCGCGACGCGACCGCCCGCGCCGGATTGGCCGATCCGGTGGAGATCCGGCCGCCTTCCGGAGGCGGTTACGTGGTGCAGCAGGTGGGGCGGAGCTGGCCGTCCAAACAGGACTCGATGACGGTCGATCCCGGCACCGGGACGATCACCGGGACGCTGAGGTTCGCGGATTACCCGCTGGCCGCGAAGCTGAGCCGGTGGGGGATCGACGCGCATATGGGGTTGCTGTTCGGGGTGGTGAACCAGATCGCGCTGACGGTGCTCGGGGTGGCGTTGGTGTGCGTGGTGGGGTGGGGGTACCGGATGTGGTGGCTGCGGGGCAGGGGCGGGTGGTCGCGTGGCCAGGGGCGCTCCGAGCCGGTTGTGACGCGAATGGCTGGCGCTGGCGGGTTGCCGGAGACGCGGGGTGGGGCGCTGTCGGGTGGCTCTGGTCGGGTGCCGTCGGATGGCGGGCGGTTGCGCGATGGGGCTGGATCCGGTGGGGCGGCGGAAGAAGGTGGATTACCGCACGACGGCGGGTTGCCGGAGCACAGCCGGTCGCCAGCCGGGGCCGAGGTGCTGAAGGTAGGCGGGTTGCCTGGCGGCGGGTCGCTGGAGCACGGCCGATTGGCGGATGGTGCCGGAGTGGCGGAAGTCGGCGGGTCGTCGGGCCGTGCCGCGCTGCCGGAGGTGGGCGAGCTGCCGGGCGGTCCCGGGCTGTCGATGGTCGGCGGGTCGCCAGGCGCTGGGGCGTCGGAGGACGGTCAGATGTCGGGTAGTGCCGGGGTGCCGAAGGTCGACGGCTTATCGGGCGGCGGCAGGCC
The nucleotide sequence above comes from Amycolatopsis sp. AA4. Encoded proteins:
- the mftD gene encoding pre-mycofactocin synthase MftD (MftD, an enzyme found in the mycofactocin biosynthesis locus, performs an oxidative deamination of 3-amino-5-[(p-hydroxyphenyl)methyl]-4,4-dimethyl-2-pyrrolidinone (AHDP). The resulting compound, now called pre-mycofactocin (PMFT), is a biologically active redox cofactor that can oxidize the non-exchangeable NADH of TIGR03971 family SDR-type oxidoreductases.) gives rise to the protein MSTTWFESVAEAQRRAKKRLPASVYSALIAGSEKGLTLQDNLAAYDELRFAPRTAGLPGERDLSTNVLGRDVALPVLISPTGVQAVHPDGEVAVARAAAARGTSIGLSSFASKPIEEVVAANPNTYFQVYWTGSRDDILGRLERARSAGAVGIVLTLDWSFSHSRDWGSPHIPDKLTLRELIRFAPEGMMHPRWLLAYARTKKLPDLSVPNMAEPGTPVPSFFGAYGQWMQTAPPSWEDVSWLRKQWDGPFLLKGVYRVDEARRAVDAGVSAISVSNHGGNNLDGTPATIRALPAVAEAVGNDVEVLLDGGIRRGSDVVKALALGARAVLIGRAYLWGLAAGGQAGVENVLDVLRNGIDSTLLALGHRSVHDLSRDDLIIPEGFERRIGA
- the mftF gene encoding mycofactocin biosynthesis glycosyltransferase MftF (Members of this protein family, MftF, are glycosyltransferases, members of PF00535 (glycosyl transferase family 2). The encoding gene is found as part of the mycofactocin cassette, in Mycobacterium tuberculosis, many other Actinobacteria, and occasional members of other lineages. Mycofactocin itself, a putative redox carrier, is a heavily modified derivative of the C-terminal Val-Tyr dipeptide of the mycofactocin precursor MftA (TIGR03969).), which gives rise to MTTPLPAGFRLALDPSVKQLSDGLLFGGSPARVLRLTKAGRTAWARLADHPVETSAEGVLARLLTDAGFAHPSPPATTASETADATVVIPVRDRAELLGRCLAALDGRYPALVVDDGSADPAAIAAAASAHGAKLVRRDVNGGPGAARNTALEHVSTDLIAFLDSDCLPSPDWIDRLAGHFADPLVAAVAPRVRPLAPDTWAGRYTRAASSLDLGTAAARVAPGTRLSYVPTAALLVRRTALESIARDGAVFDPAMRVGEDVDLGWRLHDAGFRIRYDPSAHVDHHEPETWRALLRRRASYGTSAAPLALRRPAAMAPLVLHPWPTLTVAALLARRPLPAALAFAGAVLSMTRVLRRSDVPAHGVPPAMATAVGQTWLGSGRYSTQFAAPLLAALLLPGGRKRWGRRAAVASLLAGPPLTAWLRQRPDLDPFRYTTGAIADDLAYGAGVWAGCFTHRTAVPLRPRVTWRPLRVDPKGKR
- a CDS encoding alpha/beta fold hydrolase, which translates into the protein MSAPPVHRFRARDGLELAYRELGQGTPVVLLHGFTSSGEAWLRGGLAAQLAERGFRVLLPDFRGHGASPQPDDPGRYPPDVLVDDGLAFVEQLGLTGYALGGYSLGARVALRMVVRGARPSRMLLGGQGLAAMQRGGEGGPLHRVLSALTEGRTVEPADAQTAYWIGRLGADPHALMHVLRSVVPTDNLAALGIPALVAVGSEDAGHADAEPLARLLDAEFTWVPGDHYSASAAPEFAAAAVRFFAGGQRN
- a CDS encoding RNA-binding S4 domain-containing protein is translated as MESTRIDRWLWAVRLTKTRADAAAACRGGHVRVNDRPAKPATSVVPGDEVRARIGTTTRVVEVVQVIQKRVGAAVAATCLIDRTPKPPPEAAIPVARRERGAGRPTKRERRVLDEFRRQQG
- a CDS encoding YafY family protein; amino-acid sequence: MNRTDRLYALVEELRAVAPRTRTAAWLASRFEVSVRTVERDLGALREAGVPIWTETGRTGGYGLDRERTLPPLALTPEEAIAITVALRSAAGSPFAGAAESAARKVLARLPADVRDAEQHLAARLHRVGEAEPPAVHSGLILTALAARRVLRLSYVDAKGQETERDVEPLGLLWGPAGWYVLGWCRLRDAVRGFLLDRIRALALTGDRVERREVDLDAELARISARPLGE
- a CDS encoding MerR family transcriptional regulator, whose translation is MFTIGEFARHGRVSVRMLRHYDALGLLRPAEVDPYTGYRRYTAEQLAALNRIVALKELGFGLGEVAALLDEQITPEQVRGMLTLRRAELAERVAADRLRLAEVEARLRTLESEHAMPDTEIVVKDLPATPVVRLTATVESFSPDAISPVLRPLCAELGQRLEGSDATPAGPLVCYYEKPAGEDDPVVVHAALPVSGAVAEPNGLEPAELPAARAATLVHHGPPSGFLAGYQELARWTDEHGFRADGFPCEVYLHTSDDEREWVVELREPFVEQPS
- a CDS encoding nuclear transport factor 2 family protein, which encodes MATDLNPEEIPALWCRMWNEDASLAHRLLTADGRQWSGTKPGLDPLIGPADAEAFIAKYQREVGNKFVPRTFVIDGTDRLAFTWDVTRRDGVVITGADLFVLTGGKVSRNWTIPSPDGRSELADGPGAGDLDREELRVLAKDAHPWHGELVLDPVRQTIAGTWSDGERGGIAVLVAVDGRVDREWVVPGTRPLP